A stretch of Longimicrobium sp. DNA encodes these proteins:
- the dnaN gene encoding DNA polymerase III subunit beta, producing the protein MRFTITRENLQQGLGAVAGSIPTRTTLPVLSNILIEAEDGAVRMSGTDLDTAVSVRVPADVAEPGAITAPAKKLQEIARELPGATEISTQGDSIFISSGRSRFKLNGLPRDEFPAFPRVDFTESWRVTGADLQRLITHVSFAASTEETRPILNGVLWQLHDGEMRMVATNGHRLAKMTLPVEAGSPVPAADLIVHPRALAQVQRLFASDTPVEVARSENHIGFRSPEVQVFTRLIEGPYPNYEQVIPKDNDKTMVAEKAALTAAVRRMAIVASDQTHRIRLSLGGASLKFSVESPDLGAANEELEVEYDGDPLEIGFNAQYLLELLRYMPTDEVRMTFKAPERAATMQPLGNEDTPDYLCLVMPLRLLS; encoded by the coding sequence ATGCGATTCACCATCACGCGTGAGAACCTCCAGCAGGGGCTGGGCGCGGTGGCCGGGAGCATCCCGACGCGCACCACGCTGCCGGTGCTCTCGAACATCCTGATCGAGGCCGAGGACGGCGCGGTGCGGATGAGCGGCACCGACCTCGACACCGCGGTGAGCGTGCGCGTGCCGGCCGACGTGGCCGAGCCGGGCGCCATCACCGCGCCGGCCAAGAAGCTCCAGGAGATCGCCCGCGAGCTCCCGGGGGCCACGGAGATCAGCACGCAGGGCGACTCGATCTTCATCAGCAGCGGACGCAGCCGCTTCAAGCTGAACGGGCTGCCGAGAGACGAGTTCCCCGCCTTCCCCAGGGTGGACTTCACCGAGAGCTGGCGGGTGACGGGGGCCGACCTGCAGCGGCTGATCACCCACGTCTCGTTCGCGGCGTCGACCGAGGAGACGCGGCCGATCCTGAACGGCGTGCTCTGGCAGCTGCACGACGGCGAGATGCGGATGGTGGCCACGAACGGCCATCGCTTGGCGAAGATGACGCTGCCGGTCGAGGCCGGGTCCCCGGTGCCCGCGGCGGACCTGATCGTGCACCCGCGCGCGCTGGCGCAGGTGCAGCGCCTGTTCGCGTCCGACACGCCGGTGGAGGTGGCGCGCTCGGAGAACCACATCGGCTTCCGCAGCCCCGAGGTGCAGGTGTTCACGCGGCTGATCGAGGGGCCGTATCCCAACTACGAGCAGGTTATCCCCAAGGACAACGACAAGACGATGGTGGCGGAGAAGGCGGCGCTGACGGCCGCCGTGCGCCGCATGGCCATCGTCGCCAGCGACCAGACGCACCGGATCCGGCTGTCGCTGGGCGGCGCGTCCCTCAAGTTCAGCGTGGAGAGTCCCGACCTGGGCGCCGCCAACGAGGAGCTGGAGGTGGAGTACGACGGCGATCCGCTGGAGATCGGCTTCAACGCGCAGTACCTCCTCGAGCTGTTGCGCTACATGCCGACGGACGAGGTGCGGATGACCTTCAAGGCGCCCGAGCGCGCGGCCACCATGCAGCCGCTGGGGAACGAAGACACGCCCGACTACCTCTGCCTGGTGATGCCGCTGCGTCTGCTGAGCTGA
- a CDS encoding TnsA endonuclease N-terminal domain-containing protein, which produces MDKWNSELCGADYRPALTVRSFGSRGKSIRIAGHTTGRVHHFFSMVEESAFLLYDWLPDVSDIREQYALELDVTQAIAFELGIAHITDRKSGKPHPVTTDLVLSRRVGSGEVTQVRSCKRSGDLGGSRTLQKLEIERQYWLRRGIEWKLVTERDLPDPLIRNLRWLHPFVQPSSVGIASEHLAYLIKNLHRRIQDQREKSLAYICTECDRSLGTEPGGHLALARHAVASRQWRVDLHAEIDPSRPLLLRDDTSTEAS; this is translated from the coding sequence ATGGACAAGTGGAACTCGGAACTCTGTGGGGCGGATTACAGACCGGCGCTGACGGTTCGGAGCTTCGGCTCCCGCGGCAAATCCATCCGTATCGCCGGCCACACGACCGGTCGCGTCCACCACTTCTTCAGCATGGTGGAGGAATCAGCCTTCCTGCTCTACGACTGGCTTCCCGACGTATCCGATATCCGCGAGCAGTACGCGCTCGAGCTGGACGTCACCCAGGCGATCGCGTTCGAGCTCGGCATCGCCCATATCACCGACCGGAAGAGCGGCAAACCACATCCGGTCACCACTGACCTCGTCCTGAGTCGGCGCGTCGGGAGCGGCGAGGTCACTCAGGTCCGGTCCTGCAAGCGGAGCGGTGATCTGGGCGGGAGCCGCACGCTTCAGAAGCTCGAGATCGAGAGGCAGTACTGGCTGCGGCGCGGGATCGAGTGGAAGCTAGTGACCGAGCGGGATCTCCCGGATCCGCTGATCAGGAATCTCCGATGGCTGCATCCCTTTGTTCAACCGTCCTCTGTGGGCATCGCGTCCGAACACCTCGCCTACCTCATCAAGAACCTACATCGCCGGATCCAGGACCAGCGCGAGAAATCTCTCGCCTACATCTGCACCGAGTGCGACAGGAGCCTCGGGACTGAGCCAGGTGGCCACCTCGCCCTCGCTCGCCACGCGGTGGCGAGCCGGCAGTGGCGTGTCGACCTACACGCCGAGATCGATCCCTCGCGGCCCCTCCTCCTTCGGGACGATACCTCGACGGAGGCATCATGA
- a CDS encoding ATP-binding protein, with translation MSHHPPLPLGTWTEAVYRDQALDDYRGNPLIEALPPIRESKEIAANLTYRPAYDEGMRNLSPAERAHATEKVLSFIQPLSIHVDLAHRISRLLRNGLMARNPIRPEYRPNMERGLEAMRARRSIAGPRATGMVVAGLSGVGKTTGIEGVLGMDPQVMLHTAYAGRPFIHTQIVHLILQCPANSSVRALCINFFLSVDKLLGTDYEHRYVRYKATAEVLLSHMARIAAVHSIGVLVIDEIQNLASARSGGEQVMLNFFSELVNTIGVPVVLVGTPKAVDVLTRQFRHARRSTGQGDMFWDRMSVAAPEHEAEWSFFCERLWRYQFTKQATPLTTELRKALYEESQGITDVVVKLYMLAQLRAIQTGTDKITVGHIRTVAHDSLRCIKPVLDALRRNDRAFLAKADDVLSRGLKEIVLGARPLQAPILPAATQPAAVPLEGPVMPPKAPPKPRSRRRRNVPAAPQTLEAIVAAGRAAGTSPYDALKAAGIVADDAPAA, from the coding sequence ATGAGCCATCACCCGCCGCTGCCCCTGGGCACATGGACCGAGGCCGTGTACCGGGACCAGGCGCTCGACGACTATCGCGGGAATCCGCTGATCGAGGCGCTCCCGCCGATTCGCGAGTCGAAGGAGATCGCGGCGAACCTCACCTACAGGCCCGCGTACGACGAGGGCATGCGGAACCTCTCTCCGGCCGAACGCGCGCACGCCACGGAGAAAGTGCTGTCCTTCATCCAGCCGCTCTCGATCCATGTCGATCTCGCGCACCGGATCTCGCGCCTGCTTCGGAACGGTCTCATGGCCCGGAACCCCATTCGCCCGGAGTACCGCCCCAACATGGAGCGCGGGCTCGAGGCGATGCGGGCCCGCCGCTCCATAGCCGGGCCCCGGGCGACCGGGATGGTCGTCGCCGGCCTGAGCGGGGTGGGCAAGACCACGGGGATCGAGGGGGTGCTCGGAATGGATCCCCAGGTCATGCTTCACACGGCGTACGCGGGCCGGCCATTCATCCACACGCAGATCGTCCACCTGATCCTACAGTGCCCCGCGAACAGCTCGGTGCGGGCGCTCTGCATCAACTTCTTCCTCTCCGTCGACAAGCTGCTCGGGACGGACTACGAGCACCGTTACGTACGGTACAAGGCGACGGCCGAGGTCCTGCTGTCGCACATGGCGAGGATCGCGGCAGTACACTCCATCGGCGTCCTGGTGATCGACGAGATCCAGAACCTCGCGAGCGCGCGCAGCGGCGGTGAGCAGGTGATGCTCAATTTCTTCTCCGAGCTGGTGAACACCATCGGCGTGCCAGTCGTGCTGGTCGGCACGCCGAAGGCAGTCGACGTGCTCACCCGCCAGTTCAGGCACGCGCGACGGAGCACCGGCCAAGGCGACATGTTCTGGGACCGCATGAGCGTGGCGGCGCCGGAACACGAGGCGGAGTGGTCGTTCTTCTGCGAGCGGCTGTGGCGCTACCAGTTCACCAAACAAGCGACGCCCCTGACCACCGAGCTCCGGAAAGCGCTGTACGAGGAGAGCCAGGGAATCACGGATGTCGTGGTCAAGCTGTACATGCTCGCGCAGCTGCGCGCGATCCAGACCGGGACCGACAAGATCACGGTCGGGCACATCCGCACGGTTGCCCACGACAGCCTGCGATGCATCAAGCCCGTGCTCGACGCGCTCCGGCGGAATGACCGCGCCTTCCTGGCCAAGGCCGACGACGTCCTGTCTCGCGGGCTGAAAGAGATCGTCCTCGGGGCGAGGCCGCTGCAAGCACCAATCCTGCCGGCGGCGACCCAGCCAGCGGCGGTGCCCCTGGAGGGGCCTGTCATGCCACCCAAGGCGCCACCGAAACCCCGCTCCCGGCGCCGGCGAAACGTTCCCGCCGCGCCGCAGACGCTGGAAGCGATCGTCGCTGCCGGCCGCGCGGCAGGCACGTCCCCGTATGATGCCCTGAAGGCGGCCGGAATCGTCGCGGACGACGCCCCGGCGGCCTGA
- a CDS encoding TnsD family Tn7-like transposition protein — MLLFPTLQPEELLYSACARYAELFRYPGSRWVARDLFGTHQATAVLDLPLGLDTFVSHLPQDTYDAADLVRLHTTLPYYSHFVGAAKLAEITTRMRTGGRGPVPHTLLGVGRGRVSPPSHLLYCASCAREDLATAGEPCWRRVHQLPGVYVCPDHGEPLLSGPVRRKDLVRVFDYDSLRATQERPPRPNRLPDTVPERLSWLADATLRLLQMPPCMLTPEELRERHRAGLRRMGLLSPRGTLRTHEAEQLLVAHWGDSLLASLGLHPASAERRISSWVRARAGAASRVSAGHPLQHLLLIGIYGITPEEFLEGNRCTSTVKAVGSASECANPACPNYLPRIRRSAARRLYHRTGAAWHCRTCGARYEEFSGHCGVRFIETGDLWDAELCRLVELGTSVRELQAWCSMRYELVLCHCARLGVWRDAWGNPDDYRLAVRQALAVTMRERRRAEWLRLRSNFPDPGVHALRAQARALWSWLRANDNAWLLANSPAHAKRPPTLVSWIDWSQRDRELHPRVEDAIEALLEQHPPARLTVASIGRQAGARTLVVRERGRLPLTAATVKAAVESVAAFTRRRIEVAAEDHVRAGMIPNYSDFLEVCGIEWRNRTTYEGELWQALQRIHDALAPARQHVG, encoded by the coding sequence ATGCTCCTCTTCCCGACCCTCCAGCCCGAGGAGCTCCTGTACAGCGCCTGCGCGCGCTACGCCGAGCTGTTCCGGTATCCGGGTAGCCGCTGGGTGGCCCGGGACCTGTTCGGAACCCACCAGGCGACAGCGGTCCTGGATCTACCCTTGGGCCTAGACACCTTCGTGTCGCACTTGCCCCAGGACACCTACGACGCGGCGGACCTAGTTCGGCTGCACACCACCTTGCCGTACTACAGCCACTTCGTGGGCGCCGCGAAGCTCGCCGAGATCACCACCCGGATGCGGACCGGCGGCCGCGGCCCCGTTCCCCACACGCTCTTGGGCGTGGGAAGGGGACGGGTGAGCCCGCCCTCGCACCTGCTCTACTGCGCCTCTTGCGCCCGCGAGGACCTGGCCACGGCCGGTGAGCCGTGCTGGCGGCGGGTCCACCAGCTTCCGGGGGTGTACGTCTGTCCCGACCATGGGGAGCCGCTGCTGTCGGGGCCGGTGCGGCGGAAGGACCTCGTCCGCGTCTTCGACTACGACAGCCTGCGCGCCACTCAGGAACGGCCCCCCAGACCCAACCGGTTGCCGGATACCGTACCCGAACGGCTGAGCTGGCTCGCGGATGCCACGCTGCGCCTGCTCCAGATGCCTCCATGCATGCTCACCCCCGAGGAGCTCCGCGAGCGCCACCGCGCCGGGCTACGGCGGATGGGCCTGCTGTCACCGCGGGGGACGCTGAGAACCCACGAGGCCGAGCAGCTGCTCGTTGCACACTGGGGCGATTCGCTGCTCGCGTCGCTGGGCTTGCACCCTGCCTCGGCCGAACGGCGGATCAGCAGCTGGGTGCGTGCGCGTGCGGGGGCAGCGTCGCGGGTGTCGGCGGGGCACCCGCTGCAGCACCTGCTGCTCATAGGGATCTACGGGATCACACCTGAAGAATTCCTGGAGGGTAACCGCTGCACGTCGACGGTGAAGGCAGTGGGATCGGCCAGCGAGTGCGCGAATCCGGCGTGTCCGAACTACCTGCCGAGAATCCGGCGCTCTGCCGCGAGGCGGCTCTACCACCGCACTGGTGCTGCCTGGCACTGCCGGACGTGCGGAGCGCGGTACGAGGAGTTCAGCGGCCACTGCGGGGTGCGGTTCATCGAGACCGGCGACCTGTGGGACGCGGAACTGTGCCGACTCGTGGAACTCGGCACGTCCGTTCGCGAGTTGCAGGCGTGGTGCAGCATGCGGTACGAGTTGGTTCTGTGTCACTGCGCGCGTCTGGGCGTCTGGCGCGATGCGTGGGGGAATCCGGACGACTACAGGCTCGCCGTCCGCCAAGCGCTCGCGGTGACGATGCGGGAGCGCAGGCGAGCGGAGTGGCTGCGTCTGCGTTCGAACTTCCCCGACCCCGGCGTACACGCGCTGCGAGCGCAGGCACGGGCCCTCTGGTCTTGGCTGCGTGCGAACGACAATGCTTGGCTGCTCGCCAACTCGCCGGCGCACGCGAAACGTCCGCCAACCCTCGTGAGCTGGATCGACTGGTCGCAGCGTGACCGCGAGCTGCACCCGCGGGTGGAAGACGCGATAGAAGCACTCCTGGAGCAACACCCGCCAGCCCGGCTGACGGTCGCATCGATTGGGCGCCAAGCCGGCGCACGCACGCTCGTCGTCAGGGAACGGGGGCGTCTGCCACTTACCGCGGCGACCGTGAAGGCCGCGGTCGAGTCGGTGGCCGCGTTCACGCGCCGGCGGATCGAGGTCGCCGCCGAGGACCACGTTCGGGCGGGGATGATCCCGAACTATTCGGATTTCTTAGAAGTTTGTGGGATAGAATGGCGAAACCGGACGACCTACGAGGGCGAGTTGTGGCAGGCACTGCAGCGGATTCATGATGCGTTGGCACCGGCTCGGCAGCACGTCGGATAA